The sequence below is a genomic window from Nocardia fluminea.
CGGTGTCCGCTCGTCGGAGTGAGGAACAGTCGAGGCTACGGCAGCAGCACTATCGAACCCGTGGTCTTGCGCGCCGCGAGATCGCGCTGGGCCTGGGCCGCGTCGGCCAGCGGATAGGTGGCGCCGATGCGCAGGTTCAGGGTTCCCGCGGCGATCCAGTCGAAGACATCGGTGGCACGCCACAGGAATTCGATGCGGTCGCGGGTATAGGCGCCGAGCGACGGCCGGGTCAGCCACAGCGAACCGGCCGGGTTGAGGCGCTGCGGGTCGAAGGGTGGGACCGCGCCGCTGGCCGCGCCGAACAGGGCGAGGGTGCCGCGGATCCGGAGGGCGGCGAGGCTGGCTTCGAAGGTGCTGGCGCCGACGCCGTCGTAGACCGCGGCGACGCCGATGCCGTCGGTGAGGTCGCGGACGCGGGCGGCCAGGTCGTCGCCGTAGCGCAGGACCTCGGTGGCGCCGGCCTCCCTGGACAGTTTTTCCTTGGCGTCGGTGGAGACCGTGGTGATGACCCGGGCGCCCTTCGCGACGGCCATCTGAGTGAGCAGCAGGCCGACACCGCCGGCGCCCGCGTGGACGAGTACCGGGTCGCCCGGTTCGGGGGAGAACACCGATTCGGTCAGGTAGTGGGCGGTCATGCCCTGCAGGAGGGCAGCGGCCGCGACGGTGGGTTCGACATCGTCGGGCACCTTCACCGCGACGGCTTCGTCGACGGCGACCAGCTCCGCGTAGCTGCCGGGCGCCGACGCCCAGGCGACGCGGTCGCCGACGGAGAACTCGGTGACATCCGATCCGATCGCCACCACGACGCCCGTGCCCTCGGAGCCGGGAAGATAGGGCGTCGCCTGCGGATACTGGCCCGTGCGGAAGTAGATGTCGATGTAGTTGACGCCCACGCCCTGGGTCTCGACCAGTAGCTGACCCGGCCCGGCCTGCGGGTCTGCCACCTCGACGTACCGCAGGACCTCGGGACCACCGTGCTCGGAAACCTGAATCGCGCGCATGAGTCCCCTTTCTACACCCCGTGTTCCGGACCACTCGGGGCTGGACTGGAAACTACCTGCCGGTAAACTCGCCGCCATGAGTACAACCGCCGCCCCCGAGGCCGTGAAGGTGCCGGCCGAGGTCGAGAAGTCCATCGTGAAGTTCCTCGCCCAGCACGGTGGTTCGGGAACGGCCGTGCTGCAGTACCTCGGCGAGCAGGGCGTGCGGATCACCCTGGTCGGTGCCGACGGCATCCTCGGCGACCGGGTGGTCGGCGACATGGCGACCGCGAAGGCGCTCGTGGAGCGGATCGACGGGCTCGCCGAGACCGACGAGTGGGACCGTGAGCTGGGCTCGATCGTCACCCCCGTCGCGACACATTGGGCCAGGATGGCCGGCTGGGTCGCCCGTCAGACCAAGTTCCCGAAGGCGCGCAACGCGAAGCTGTTCACAGGCGCCTGATCTGCGCGTCGAGAAATACCGAAACAGCCCGCGATCGGAGACATCGATCGCGGGCTGTTTCGTCGTGCGGGGTCAGCGCACGGAAGCTTGCGTTACCGCAGGTGCCTCGACCTTTTCGCGTGTGCGCAACGATGCCCACAGCGCGGCGGTCGCCGCGGTGCACGCCGCGGCCCCGCCGACGTGGATGGCCACGAGCGCGGCGGGCACATCGGTGAAGTACTGCACGACACCCACGAGCCCCTGCGCGAGCACGAGCCCGAGCAGGACGAACAGCCGTGTGCGGATGGCGGGGGTGATCCCGACGGCGAAGAGCCCGAACGCGAGCCCGACGAGCAGCGCGAGATACCCGATCATCAACTGGGAATGCAGGTGCACCAGGGTGACGATCTCGACTTCGAGGCGCTCGACCTGTCGCTCGATGCTCTTGTCACCGGCATGTGGCCCGGCTGCGGTGACCAGCGTGCCCGCGATGAGCACACCCGCGAGCGCCACCCCGGACAGCGCGGTGAGCCAGCGCAGGGGAGCGGGCACCTGGACGGTCTCGATGCCGTCGTCGGGTTCGCAGATCTTCGCGTACAGAACGACCGCCAGCCACACCATCACCATCGAGACGAGCAGGTGCACGGCCACGGTCCACCACAGCAGGCCGGTGCGCACGGTGATGCCACCGATGATCGCCTGCACCACGGTACCGCCGGGCATCAGCCAGGCGTAGACGAGGACTTCCTTGCGCCGCCGGGCCCGGATGACGGCCAGCACGATCAGCCCGGCGCACAGCGTCACCGCGAAGGTGAGCAGCCGGTTGCCGAACTCCACGGTCTGGTGCAGGACGGGTACCTCCGACACCCCGATCGGGGTGAAGCTGCCGGGGAAGCACTGCGGCCAGGTCGGGCAGCCGAGGCCGGAGGCGGTGACGCGCACGATCGCGCCGGTCACCGAGATTCCCGCTTGGCTCAGGATCACCGCGATGGCGATGAGCCGCTGCACCCGCAGCGAGGGGAGCGGCAGCCGGTCGACGAGGCCAACGAAGGCGCGATACAGCACGTCAGGAATGGTACCGGCCGGGAATTCGGCGTTGATACCAGGGCTACTACAGTGCGTCGTTTGTCACGTCAGTGGAAGCGGAACAACCGGGTCGCCAACCATCCGCACACCACGCCCCACGCCGCGAGCACCGCCACCCCGAACCAGTCGACCGACCCTGTCAGGGCCGTGTCCAGCGCGAAAGCGAGAGCCCCGGACGGGATGAGCCGGGCGATCACGGTCAGCGCGGTGGGCAGGGTGTCGCCGACGAGGACCAGGCTGGCGATGCCGAGCATGATGAACCACAGGATATTGGCCAGCGCCAGCACGACCTCGGCCTTGAGCGTTCCGCCCAGCAGCAATCCCATCGCCGCGAAGGTCGCGGTGCCGAGGGCGATCACCAGCGCGCCGAGGGCGAGTCCGCCGATCCCGGGCCGCCAGCCCAGCGCGACCCCGATCGCGCCGAGCAGTATCGCCTGCAGCACGACAACGATGAGCACGGCCGCGCACTTGCCCGCGATCACGCCCCAGCGGGGCAGCGGTGTCGCGCCGAGTCGTTTGAGGGCGCCGTAGCGGCGGTCGAAGCCGACCGCGATGGCCTGACCGGTGAACGCGGTCGACATCACCGCCGTCATCATCACCATCGGCACGATCCGGTCGACCCGGTGTTCGCCCAGGTCGCCGAACGGCAGCAGGGACAGACCGATCAGCAGGGTGATCGGGATGAACATCGTGAGCAGCAGCTGTTCGCCGTTGCGCAACAACAGTTTCAGCTCGAGTCCGGTCTGCGCGGTGAGCATCGTCGTGCGCGAGGCCGGTCGCGGATCGGGGGTGAAGGTGCCGGGCAGGAAACGGCTGGTGGTCTCGCTCATCCGCGCAGGTCCCGTCCGGTCAGTTCGAGGAAGACGTCTTCGAGGCGACGCTGGTCGATGCGGATGTCGGTGGCCAGCACGTCCATCCTGGCGCACCAGGCGGTGAGTGTCGCCAGCACCTGCGGGGTGATCTCACCCTCGAGCAAGTACATCCCCGGTGTGGTCTCGCGTGGCGAGAAACCTTCCGGCAGAGCGGATTTCAGCAAGGCGATATCGAGTTTCGGTGGGGCGCAGAATCGTAGCTGCCCGGCCGCGCCGTGGGCGGTGACCTCGGCGGGAGTGCCCTGGGCGACGATCCGGCCGTGATCGATGATGACGAGCTGGTCGGCGAGCTGCTCGGCCTCGTCCATCATGTGGGTGGTGAGCACGACGCTCACGCCGTCGCGGCGTAGGGCGTCGATGAGTTCCCAGACGATCAGCCGGGCCTGCGCGTCCAGACCCGCGGTGGGTTCGTCGAGGAACACGATCTCGGGCTTGCCGACCAGCGCGCACGCGAGCGCGAGCCGCTGTTGCTGGCCGCCCGACAGGCGACGATAGGGAGTGCGGCGGTTGTCCCGCAGACCCAGCGTCGACAGCAGCCAATCGGGATCGATGGGGTCGGCGGAGTAGGACGCCACCAGGTCGAGCATCTCGCCCGCGCGGGCGCCGGGGTAGGCGCCGCCGCCCTGGAGCATCACGCCGATGCGCGGACGCAGTTGCTCGGAGTCGGCGATCGGGTCGAGACCGAGGACGCGGACCGTGCCCGCGTCCGGGCGCACGAAGCCCTCGCACATCTCGACGGTGGTGGTCTTGCCCGCGCCGTTGGGTCCGAGCAGCGCGAACACCTGGGCGGGTGCCACGTCGAACCGGAGACCGTCTACCGCTGTGGTCTCGCCGTAGCGCTTGACCACACCGTCGACGCTAACGGCGGGTCCAGGGCGTGTTGTCACGATGTCACACGGTAAGCCGTGCCCTCCTGTGACGGAGCCGACACCCCCGGCTGTGCCCGCCACGGCAGCGTGTGCCGGGTGAGCGCGAAGAACAACGCGAAGCACACGACGGCCGCCAGCGCGGCGCCGATGATCTGGAAGACCTGGAATTCCGCACCGCGCGGCATCACCAGCATGGAGACCACCGCCGAGAACGCGACGGCGGGTACGCGGAACACCGGCTGGGTGGCCCAGGCGGCCAACGGCACGATCGCCCAGAGCAGGTACCAGGGCTGGACCACCGGGAACAGCAGCACGATCGCCGCGAGTGCCACCCCGAGCGCGCCGACGGGGTGCAGCCGGCCCATGCCGGTGGCGACGAGCATCCGGACCGTCACGTAGCCCGCGACCACCGCCGCGATGGGCCGGGTGATCGACAGCAGCGCGGTGGTGTGGTCGCCCAGCCCGAGTAGGACGCCGCCGAAACCGGTGACGATCCCGATGATGGTCGGCAGCGACATCCAGCTCCGGACAGCGTTGGCGACGCTGAGGGTATTGACCCAGCCGAAGCCGAGGCCACTGGCGAAACCGATGAGAAGCGTTGTCGCCACGGCGATCACGCCCAGCAGAGCCGCGGCTTTCACGACGGCGGTGAGCGATCCGCCCCAGCGCCTGGCCAGCGCCATGCCGACGAAGCCGAGCGCGATGATGGAGGTGAGCTTGACCGACGACGACAGGGTGATCACCACCGCGCCACCGATCAGCAGCCCGTAGGCGCGACCGTCGAAGGGAGGCAGATTCGTCGCCGTCAGCCGGTCGGGTCTGCCTCCGTCGCCGTAGATCGCGCGCAGCATGAGCTCCACGCCGGCCAGCATCAGCCCGAGCATCAGCGCGTCGTTGTGCACGCCGCCGACCAGGTGGAACAGCACCAGCGGATTGGCCGCCCCGAGCCACAGCGCGCTCACCGGCGCCACCCCGCAGCGCACCGACAACCGCGGCAGCGCCCACACGATCAGCGCCACCCCGGCCAGCGCCAGCAACCGGTGCACCCACACCCCGGCGATGATGTTGTCCCCCGTGAGCTCCGCGATACCGCGACCGATCCAGAGGAACAGCGGACCGTACGGGGCGGGCGTATCGCGCCAGATCGTCGGCACGTTGTTGGTGAGGACATTGTCGATTCCGAGTCCGGCGACGGGCCCTTCGGAATAGGGGTCGATGCCGCGGGCGGCGATCTCGCTCTGTGCGAGGTAGGAGTAGACGTCGTTGCTGAACATGGGTGGCGCCACGGACAGCGGGATGATCCACAGCAGCAGGGTGCGGTCCAGTTGCGAGCGCGTCAGGCGGTGCAGTGGCGAACCGGCGAGCCCGCCGATCGCGAACCGACCGAGCAGCAGCCACGCGCCGATCACCAGCGCGGTCCCGAACATGCACATCGCGAGCGATCCGGTGTGGGCGCGCGCGAAGATGCCGAGCACACGCACGCCCGAGACCGGATTCTGGTGCACGGGCTGAGCGCCGATACCCAGCGCCGCGATCGCCATCAGCACCGCGCCGGTAGCGCCCATCAGCCGGATCCGGTCCAGTTGCGCGCGTTCGCTCTTGTCGAGCCCGGGGACCTCGGTCTCGTCGCGATGCAGCACCGCGACGGTATGATCGGGCGCCGGCACGTCGAGCCCGAGAGCTCGCCGCCCGACCGCCAGTGTCCTGCGCGCCGCGCCCTCCAGTACCGCCACGAAGTCAGAGCCTAGTGTGCGCGGACCCGACAGGGTTCGTCAGTCGTTCGCGCACCCCAGGTGTGCCTCTCGTCGCGGACTACCTGGGTGCTTCGACGGAGGTCGGCGCGGTGACGGCCGGTGGTCCGACGAACACCGGGTCCGAGCGCAGCGAGAGCGCGGCGGCGATGATCACGGCCACGCAGATCAGCGCTACCGCGCCGAGCGCGGCCCAGCCGATGCGCTGCGCGGACCGCTGATCGCGGGCCGACAGCCAGCCGG
It includes:
- a CDS encoding quinone oxidoreductase family protein, with amino-acid sequence MRAIQVSEHGGPEVLRYVEVADPQAGPGQLLVETQGVGVNYIDIYFRTGQYPQATPYLPGSEGTGVVVAIGSDVTEFSVGDRVAWASAPGSYAELVAVDEAVAVKVPDDVEPTVAAAALLQGMTAHYLTESVFSPEPGDPVLVHAGAGGVGLLLTQMAVAKGARVITTVSTDAKEKLSREAGATEVLRYGDDLAARVRDLTDGIGVAAVYDGVGASTFEASLAALRIRGTLALFGAASGAVPPFDPQRLNPAGSLWLTRPSLGAYTRDRIEFLWRATDVFDWIAAGTLNLRIGATYPLADAAQAQRDLAARKTTGSIVLLP
- a CDS encoding COX15/CtaA family protein; translation: MLYRAFVGLVDRLPLPSLRVQRLIAIAVILSQAGISVTGAIVRVTASGLGCPTWPQCFPGSFTPIGVSEVPVLHQTVEFGNRLLTFAVTLCAGLIVLAVIRARRRKEVLVYAWLMPGGTVVQAIIGGITVRTGLLWWTVAVHLLVSMVMVWLAVVLYAKICEPDDGIETVQVPAPLRWLTALSGVALAGVLIAGTLVTAAGPHAGDKSIERQVERLEVEIVTLVHLHSQLMIGYLALLVGLAFGLFAVGITPAIRTRLFVLLGLVLAQGLVGVVQYFTDVPAALVAIHVGGAAACTAATAALWASLRTREKVEAPAVTQASVR
- a CDS encoding ABC transporter permease, with amino-acid sequence MSETTSRFLPGTFTPDPRPASRTTMLTAQTGLELKLLLRNGEQLLLTMFIPITLLIGLSLLPFGDLGEHRVDRIVPMVMMTAVMSTAFTGQAIAVGFDRRYGALKRLGATPLPRWGVIAGKCAAVLIVVVLQAILLGAIGVALGWRPGIGGLALGALVIALGTATFAAMGLLLGGTLKAEVVLALANILWFIMLGIASLVLVGDTLPTALTVIARLIPSGALAFALDTALTGSVDWFGVAVLAAWGVVCGWLATRLFRFH
- a CDS encoding ABC transporter ATP-binding protein, encoding MTTRPGPAVSVDGVVKRYGETTAVDGLRFDVAPAQVFALLGPNGAGKTTTVEMCEGFVRPDAGTVRVLGLDPIADSEQLRPRIGVMLQGGGAYPGARAGEMLDLVASYSADPIDPDWLLSTLGLRDNRRTPYRRLSGGQQQRLALACALVGKPEIVFLDEPTAGLDAQARLIVWELIDALRRDGVSVVLTTHMMDEAEQLADQLVIIDHGRIVAQGTPAEVTAHGAAGQLRFCAPPKLDIALLKSALPEGFSPRETTPGMYLLEGEITPQVLATLTAWCARMDVLATDIRIDQRRLEDVFLELTGRDLRG
- the mptB gene encoding polyprenol phosphomannose-dependent alpha 1,6 mannosyltransferase MptB — encoded protein: MAVLEGAARRTLAVGRRALGLDVPAPDHTVAVLHRDETEVPGLDKSERAQLDRIRLMGATGAVLMAIAALGIGAQPVHQNPVSGVRVLGIFARAHTGSLAMCMFGTALVIGAWLLLGRFAIGGLAGSPLHRLTRSQLDRTLLLWIIPLSVAPPMFSNDVYSYLAQSEIAARGIDPYSEGPVAGLGIDNVLTNNVPTIWRDTPAPYGPLFLWIGRGIAELTGDNIIAGVWVHRLLALAGVALIVWALPRLSVRCGVAPVSALWLGAANPLVLFHLVGGVHNDALMLGLMLAGVELMLRAIYGDGGRPDRLTATNLPPFDGRAYGLLIGGAVVITLSSSVKLTSIIALGFVGMALARRWGGSLTAVVKAAALLGVIAVATTLLIGFASGLGFGWVNTLSVANAVRSWMSLPTIIGIVTGFGGVLLGLGDHTTALLSITRPIAAVVAGYVTVRMLVATGMGRLHPVGALGVALAAIVLLFPVVQPWYLLWAIVPLAAWATQPVFRVPAVAFSAVVSMLVMPRGAEFQVFQIIGAALAAVVCFALFFALTRHTLPWRAQPGVSAPSQEGTAYRVTS